The following are from one region of the Mixophyes fleayi isolate aMixFle1 chromosome 7, aMixFle1.hap1, whole genome shotgun sequence genome:
- the LOC142097014 gene encoding gamma-crystallin B-like produces MGKIIFYEDRNFQGKSYECSGDSADLHSFLARCNSIRVQNGCWVIYERSNYMGHQYYLKKGDYSDYQSWMGLNDSIRSCHSIPQHQGSYRLRLYEREDFRGQMKEYVNDCSNINESFGVHDVLSCNVLEGYWIFFEQPGFRGNQYFLRPDEYRRYSNWGSTNSKVGSLKRIMDFY; encoded by the exons ATGGGAAAG ataatTTTTTACGAAGACAGGAACTTTCAAGGAAAGTCCTATGAGTGTTCTGGGGACAGTGCAGATCTACATTCCTTCCTTGCCCGCTGCAACTCAATCCGGGTGCAAAATGGCTGCTGGGTGATTTATGAACGTTCTAATTACATGGGACATCAGTACTACCTGAAAAAGGGAGACTATTCTGACTACCAGAGTTGGATGGGTTTGAATGACTCCATTAGATCTTGTCATTCAATTCCACAA cACCAAGGTTCATACAGATTAAGGCTCTATGAAAGAGAAGACTTCCGTGGGCAAATGAAGGAGTATGTTAATGACTGCTCTAACATTAATGAAAGCTTTGGTGTACATGATGTTTTGTCTTGCAATGTGCTTGAGGGCTACTGGATTTTCTTTGAACAACCTGGCTTCAGGGGAAACCAATACTTCCTAAGACCTGATGAATACAGGAGATACAGCAATTGGGGATCCACAAATTCCAAAGTTGGATCTTTGAAAAGAATTATGGATTTCTATTAA